From one Orcinus orca chromosome 10, mOrcOrc1.1, whole genome shotgun sequence genomic stretch:
- the UBA7 gene encoding ubiquitin-like modifier-activating enzyme 7 isoform X6, with protein MRSIQVVVLTASELQEQLKVGTICHKHGVCFLVADTRGLVGQLFCDFGEDFTVQDPTEAEPLVAAIQHISQGSPGILTLREEADAHRFNNGDLVTFSGIEGMVELNGCAPRPLHVQRDGTLEIGDTTTFSHYLRGGAVTEVKRPKTVSHEPLDTALFQPRVVAQSPQEVHRAHCLHQAFHALHKFQQLHGRPPKPWDPVDAEMVVDLAQALESLKGTEGEPLEEQLDKALVRRVALSSAGGLSPMAAVLGAVAAQEVLKAVSKKFMPLDQWLYFDALDCLPEDEEPFPNPEDYAPRDCRYDGQIAVFGAGFQEKLSHQRYLLVGAGAIGCELLKGFALVGLGAGGSGGVTVADMDHVERSNLSRQFLFRPQDFGRPKAEVAAEAARRLNSDLQVTPLTYQLDLTTEHIYGDNFFSSVDGVAAALDSFQARRYVAARCTHYLKPLLEAGTKGTLGSACVFIPHVTEDYRAPASAAASEDASYPVCTVRHFPSTTEHTLQWARDEFEGLFHLSAETVNCHQQALTSLAHLDESQVLTVQQVVLGVLRQRPQTWRDCVLWALGQWQLCFHYGITQLLSRFPPDKVLENGTLFWSGPKQCPRPLEFDASQDTHLLYVLAAANLYAQMHGLPGSRDQTALRRLLKLLPLPDPQDFAPIFSSDLELASAYAEFGPEQSKQLHEALEIWTVGPPLEPLTFEKDNDFHVDFVAAAASLRAQNYGIPPADRTKTKRIVGQITPAIATTTAAVAGLVGLELYKVVGSPRPRSAFRHSYLNLAENYFSRWVPHAPAIQKFHHWKWTCWDRLEVPAGQPERTLESLLAHVQKLNGLRVRMLLHGKALLYSAGWSPEKQDQHLSRRVTDLVLEVTRQVPKPGQRVLVLELSYEGEKEDVTFPPLHYKL; from the exons ATGAGGTCCATCCAGGTGGTGGTGCTGACTGCCTCGGAGCTACAGGAGCAGCTGAAGGTGGGCACCATCTGCCATAAACACGGAGTCTGCTTTTTGGTGGCTGACACCCGAGGCCTCGTGGG GCAGTTGTTCTGTGACTTTGGTGAGGACTTCACTGTGCAGGACCCTACAGAGGCAGAACCCTTGGTGGCTGCCATCCAGCACATCTCCCAG GGCTCCCCTGGCATTCTCACTCTGAGAGAAGAGGCTGATGCCCACCGCTTCAACAATGGGGATTTGGTGACTTTCTCAGGCATTGAGGGCATGGTGGAGCTCAACGGCTGTGCTCCTCGGCCTCTCCACGTGCAGA GAGATGGGACCTTGGAGATTGGGGACACAACAACTTTCTCTCATTACTTGCGTGGTGGGGCTGTCACTGAGGTCAAGAGACCCAAGACTGTGAGCCAC GAGCCCCTGGACACAGCCCTGTTTCAGCCCCGTGTTGTGGCCCAGAGTCCCCAGGAAGTTCACCGTGCCCACTGCCTGCATCAGGCCTTCCATGCACTGCACAAGTTTCAGCAGCTCCATGGCCGCCCTCCTAAGCCCTGGGATCCT GTTGATGCAGAGATGGTGGTGGACCTAGCCCAGGCCCTGGAATCACTGAAGGGGACAGAAGGAGAGCCTTTGGAAGAGCAGCTGGATAAGGCTCTGGTGCGGAGAGTTGCCCTGAGCAGTGCTGGTGGCTTGAGCCCCATGGCAGCTGTGCTGGGTGCAGTGGCTGCTCAGGAAGTGCTGAAG GCAGTCTCCAAGAAGTTTATGCCCCTGGACCAGTGGCTGTACTTTGATGCCCTTGATTGCCTTCCAGAAGATGAGGAGCCCTTTCCCAATCCTGAGGACTATGCACCG AGAGACTGCCGCTATGACGGGCAAATTGCAGTGTTTGGGGCTGGTTTTCAGGAGAAGCTGAGCCACCAGCGCTACCTCCTG GTGGGTGCTGGCGCTATCGGCTGTGAGCTGCTCAAAGGCTTTGCCCTAGTGGGCCTGGGTGCTGGCGGCAGTGGGGGCGTGACTGTTGCTGACATGGACCACGTGGAGCGCTCCAACCTCAGCCGGCAGTTTCTCTTCAGGCCTCAGGACTTTGGT AGGCCAAAGGCGGAGGTGGCTGCAGAGGCCGCTCGCCGCCTGAACTCAGACTTGCAGGTGACCCCGCTCACCTACCAGCTGGATCTTACTACAGAGCACATCTATGGGGACAACTTCTTCTCCAGTGTGGATGGCGTGGCTGCTGCCCTGGACAGTTTCCAGGCCC GGCGCTATGTGGCTGCTCGCTGCACCCACTATCTGAAGCCACTACTGGAGGCGGGCACAAAGGGCACCTTGGGCAGTGCTTGTGTGTTCATACCACACGTGACTGAGGACTACAGAGCCCCCGCCTCCGCTGCAGCTTCTGAGGATGCCTCCTACCCTGTCTGCACCGTGCGGCACTTCCCCAGCACAACCGAGCACACCTTGCAG TGGGCCCGGGATGAGTTTGAAGGACTTTTCCATCTGTCTGCCGAGACCGTCAACTGCCACCAACA GGCACTCACGTCTCTGGCACACTTGGATGAGTCACAGGTGCTGACCGTGCAGCAGGTGGTGCTGGGTGTCCTGAGACAGCGTCCACAGACCTGGCGAGACTGCGTGCTTTGGGCCCTTGGCCAGTGGCAACTCTGCTTCCATTATGGCATCACACAGCTGCTGAGCCGCTTCCCACCCGACAAA GTGCTAGAGAATGGAACTCTTTTCTGGTCGGGTCCCAAACAGTGTCCCCGGCCCTTGGAGTTTGACGCCAGCCAA GACACGCATCTCCTCTACGTGCTGGCGGCTGCCAACCTGTATGCCCAGATGCATGGGCTGCCTGGCTCACGGGACCAGACTGCGCTCAGGCGACTGCTGAAGTTGCTGCCATTGCCTGACCCCCAGGACTTTGCCCCCATTTTTTCTAGTGACCTGGAGCTGGCTTCGGCTTATGCTGAGTTTG GCCCTGAGCAGTCGAAGCAACTGCATGAAGCCCTGGAAATCTGGACTGTGGGCCCTCCCCTGGAACCCTTGACATTTGAGAAG GACAATGATTTCCATGTGGATTTTGTGGCGGCAGCGGCGAGCCTGCGAGCTCAGAATTATGGGATCCCACCAGCCGATCGCACCAAG ACCAAGCGAATTGTGGGCCAGATTACCCCAGCCATTGCCACTACTACGGCAGCTGTGGCTGGCCTGGTGGGCCTGGAGCTGTATAAGGTGGTGGGCAGCCCACGGCCCCGCAGTGCCTTTCGCCACAGCTACCTGAACCTGGCTGAAAACTACTTTAGCCGCTGGGTACCTCACGCCCCAGCCATCCAGAAG TTCCATCACTGGAAGTGGACCTGTTGGGACCGCCTGGAAGTGCCTGCTGGGCAGCCCGAGAGGACCCTGGAGTCACTGCTGGCCCATGTCCAG AAACTAAATGGGCTGAGGGTGAGGATGCTGCTGCACGGGAAGGCCCTACTCTACTCGGCAGGATGGTCTCCTGAAAAGCAGGACCAGCACCTGTCCCGCAG
- the UBA7 gene encoding ubiquitin-like modifier-activating enzyme 7 isoform X5, whose translation MDVLETSKLLDEELYSRQLYVLGLPAMQRIQRAKVLLSGLQGVGAEVAKNLVLMGVGSLTLHDPHPTCWSDLSAQFFLSEQDLGRSRAEASQELLAKLSGAVQVCIHTGDITEDLLLDFQVVVLTASELQEQLKVGTICHKHGVCFLVADTRGLVGQLFCDFGEDFTVQDPTEAEPLVAAIQHISQGSPGILTLREEADAHRFNNGDLVTFSGIEGMVELNGCAPRPLHVQRDGTLEIGDTTTFSHYLRGGAVTEVKRPKTVSHEPLDTALFQPRVVAQSPQEVHRAHCLHQAFHALHKFQQLHGRPPKPWDPVDAEMVVDLAQALESLKGTEGEPLEEQLDKALVRRVALSSAGGLSPMAAVLGAVAAQEVLKAVSKKFMPLDQWLYFDALDCLPEDEEPFPNPEDYAPRPKAEVAAEAARRLNSDLQVTPLTYQLDLTTEHIYGDNFFSSVDGVAAALDSFQARRYVAARCTHYLKPLLEAGTKGTLGSACVFIPHVTEDYRAPASAAASEDASYPVCTVRHFPSTTEHTLQWARDEFEGLFHLSAETVNCHQQALTSLAHLDESQVLTVQQVVLGVLRQRPQTWRDCVLWALGQWQLCFHYGITQLLSRFPPDKVLENGTLFWSGPKQCPRPLEFDASQDTHLLYVLAAANLYAQMHGLPGSRDQTALRRLLKLLPLPDPQDFAPIFSSDLELASAYAEFGPEQSKQLHEALEIWTVGPPLEPLTFEKDNDFHVDFVAAAASLRAQNYGIPPADRTKTKRIVGQITPAIATTTAAVAGLVGLELYKVVGSPRPRSAFRHSYLNLAENYFSRWVPHAPAIQKFHHWKWTCWDRLEVPAGQPERTLESLLAHVQKLNGLRVRMLLHGKALLYSAGWSPEKQDQHLSRRVTDLVLEVTRQVPKPGQRVLVLELSYEGEKEDVTFPPLHYKL comes from the exons ATGGATGTCTTGGAGACCTCCAAGTTGCTGGATGAAGAGCTATACTCGCGGCAGCT GTATGTGCTGGGCTTGCCAGCCATGCAGAGGATTCAGAGAGCCAAGGTGCTACTGTCAGGCCTGCAGGGCGTGGGGGCTGAGGTGGCCAAAAACCTGGTCCTGATGGGCGTGGGCAGCCTCACTCTTCATGATCCCCACCCTACCTGTTGGTCTGACCTGTCTGCCCAG ttcttcctctcagagcaggacttgggaAGGAGCAGGGCTGAGGCATCTCAAGAACTTCTGGCTAAGCTCAGTGGAGCTGTTCAGGTGTGCATCCACACAGGTGACATCACCGAGGACCTGCTGCTGGACTTCCAG GTGGTGGTGCTGACTGCCTCGGAGCTACAGGAGCAGCTGAAGGTGGGCACCATCTGCCATAAACACGGAGTCTGCTTTTTGGTGGCTGACACCCGAGGCCTCGTGGG GCAGTTGTTCTGTGACTTTGGTGAGGACTTCACTGTGCAGGACCCTACAGAGGCAGAACCCTTGGTGGCTGCCATCCAGCACATCTCCCAG GGCTCCCCTGGCATTCTCACTCTGAGAGAAGAGGCTGATGCCCACCGCTTCAACAATGGGGATTTGGTGACTTTCTCAGGCATTGAGGGCATGGTGGAGCTCAACGGCTGTGCTCCTCGGCCTCTCCACGTGCAGA GAGATGGGACCTTGGAGATTGGGGACACAACAACTTTCTCTCATTACTTGCGTGGTGGGGCTGTCACTGAGGTCAAGAGACCCAAGACTGTGAGCCAC GAGCCCCTGGACACAGCCCTGTTTCAGCCCCGTGTTGTGGCCCAGAGTCCCCAGGAAGTTCACCGTGCCCACTGCCTGCATCAGGCCTTCCATGCACTGCACAAGTTTCAGCAGCTCCATGGCCGCCCTCCTAAGCCCTGGGATCCT GTTGATGCAGAGATGGTGGTGGACCTAGCCCAGGCCCTGGAATCACTGAAGGGGACAGAAGGAGAGCCTTTGGAAGAGCAGCTGGATAAGGCTCTGGTGCGGAGAGTTGCCCTGAGCAGTGCTGGTGGCTTGAGCCCCATGGCAGCTGTGCTGGGTGCAGTGGCTGCTCAGGAAGTGCTGAAG GCAGTCTCCAAGAAGTTTATGCCCCTGGACCAGTGGCTGTACTTTGATGCCCTTGATTGCCTTCCAGAAGATGAGGAGCCCTTTCCCAATCCTGAGGACTATGCACCG AGGCCAAAGGCGGAGGTGGCTGCAGAGGCCGCTCGCCGCCTGAACTCAGACTTGCAGGTGACCCCGCTCACCTACCAGCTGGATCTTACTACAGAGCACATCTATGGGGACAACTTCTTCTCCAGTGTGGATGGCGTGGCTGCTGCCCTGGACAGTTTCCAGGCCC GGCGCTATGTGGCTGCTCGCTGCACCCACTATCTGAAGCCACTACTGGAGGCGGGCACAAAGGGCACCTTGGGCAGTGCTTGTGTGTTCATACCACACGTGACTGAGGACTACAGAGCCCCCGCCTCCGCTGCAGCTTCTGAGGATGCCTCCTACCCTGTCTGCACCGTGCGGCACTTCCCCAGCACAACCGAGCACACCTTGCAG TGGGCCCGGGATGAGTTTGAAGGACTTTTCCATCTGTCTGCCGAGACCGTCAACTGCCACCAACA GGCACTCACGTCTCTGGCACACTTGGATGAGTCACAGGTGCTGACCGTGCAGCAGGTGGTGCTGGGTGTCCTGAGACAGCGTCCACAGACCTGGCGAGACTGCGTGCTTTGGGCCCTTGGCCAGTGGCAACTCTGCTTCCATTATGGCATCACACAGCTGCTGAGCCGCTTCCCACCCGACAAA GTGCTAGAGAATGGAACTCTTTTCTGGTCGGGTCCCAAACAGTGTCCCCGGCCCTTGGAGTTTGACGCCAGCCAA GACACGCATCTCCTCTACGTGCTGGCGGCTGCCAACCTGTATGCCCAGATGCATGGGCTGCCTGGCTCACGGGACCAGACTGCGCTCAGGCGACTGCTGAAGTTGCTGCCATTGCCTGACCCCCAGGACTTTGCCCCCATTTTTTCTAGTGACCTGGAGCTGGCTTCGGCTTATGCTGAGTTTG GCCCTGAGCAGTCGAAGCAACTGCATGAAGCCCTGGAAATCTGGACTGTGGGCCCTCCCCTGGAACCCTTGACATTTGAGAAG GACAATGATTTCCATGTGGATTTTGTGGCGGCAGCGGCGAGCCTGCGAGCTCAGAATTATGGGATCCCACCAGCCGATCGCACCAAG ACCAAGCGAATTGTGGGCCAGATTACCCCAGCCATTGCCACTACTACGGCAGCTGTGGCTGGCCTGGTGGGCCTGGAGCTGTATAAGGTGGTGGGCAGCCCACGGCCCCGCAGTGCCTTTCGCCACAGCTACCTGAACCTGGCTGAAAACTACTTTAGCCGCTGGGTACCTCACGCCCCAGCCATCCAGAAG TTCCATCACTGGAAGTGGACCTGTTGGGACCGCCTGGAAGTGCCTGCTGGGCAGCCCGAGAGGACCCTGGAGTCACTGCTGGCCCATGTCCAG AAACTAAATGGGCTGAGGGTGAGGATGCTGCTGCACGGGAAGGCCCTACTCTACTCGGCAGGATGGTCTCCTGAAAAGCAGGACCAGCACCTGTCCCGCAG
- the UBA7 gene encoding ubiquitin-like modifier-activating enzyme 7 isoform X4, producing MDVLETSKLLDEELYSRQLYVLGLPAMQRIQRAKVLLSGLQGVGAEVAKNLVLMGVGSLTLHDPHPTCWSDLSAQFFLSEQDLGRSRAEASQELLAKLSGAVQVCIHTGDITEDLLLDFQVVVLTASELQEQLKVGTICHKHGVCFLVADTRGLVGQLFCDFGEDFTVQDPTEAEPLVAAIQHISQGSPGILTLREEADAHRFNNGDLVTFSGIEGMVELNGCAPRPLHVQRDGTLEIGDTTTFSHYLRGGAVTEVKRPKTVSHEPLDTALFQPRVVAQSPQEVHRAHCLHQAFHALHKFQQLHGRPPKPWDPVDAEMVVDLAQALESLKGTEGEPLEEQLDKALVRRVALSSAGGLSPMAAVLGAVAAQEVLKAVSKKFMPLDQWLYFDALDCLPEDEEPFPNPEDYAPRDCRYDGQIAVFGAGFQEKLSHQRYLLRPKAEVAAEAARRLNSDLQVTPLTYQLDLTTEHIYGDNFFSSVDGVAAALDSFQARRYVAARCTHYLKPLLEAGTKGTLGSACVFIPHVTEDYRAPASAAASEDASYPVCTVRHFPSTTEHTLQWARDEFEGLFHLSAETVNCHQQALTSLAHLDESQVLTVQQVVLGVLRQRPQTWRDCVLWALGQWQLCFHYGITQLLSRFPPDKVLENGTLFWSGPKQCPRPLEFDASQDTHLLYVLAAANLYAQMHGLPGSRDQTALRRLLKLLPLPDPQDFAPIFSSDLELASAYAEFGPEQSKQLHEALEIWTVGPPLEPLTFEKDNDFHVDFVAAAASLRAQNYGIPPADRTKTKRIVGQITPAIATTTAAVAGLVGLELYKVVGSPRPRSAFRHSYLNLAENYFSRWVPHAPAIQKFHHWKWTCWDRLEVPAGQPERTLESLLAHVQKLNGLRVRMLLHGKALLYSAGWSPEKQDQHLSRRVTDLVLEVTRQVPKPGQRVLVLELSYEGEKEDVTFPPLHYKL from the exons ATGGATGTCTTGGAGACCTCCAAGTTGCTGGATGAAGAGCTATACTCGCGGCAGCT GTATGTGCTGGGCTTGCCAGCCATGCAGAGGATTCAGAGAGCCAAGGTGCTACTGTCAGGCCTGCAGGGCGTGGGGGCTGAGGTGGCCAAAAACCTGGTCCTGATGGGCGTGGGCAGCCTCACTCTTCATGATCCCCACCCTACCTGTTGGTCTGACCTGTCTGCCCAG ttcttcctctcagagcaggacttgggaAGGAGCAGGGCTGAGGCATCTCAAGAACTTCTGGCTAAGCTCAGTGGAGCTGTTCAGGTGTGCATCCACACAGGTGACATCACCGAGGACCTGCTGCTGGACTTCCAG GTGGTGGTGCTGACTGCCTCGGAGCTACAGGAGCAGCTGAAGGTGGGCACCATCTGCCATAAACACGGAGTCTGCTTTTTGGTGGCTGACACCCGAGGCCTCGTGGG GCAGTTGTTCTGTGACTTTGGTGAGGACTTCACTGTGCAGGACCCTACAGAGGCAGAACCCTTGGTGGCTGCCATCCAGCACATCTCCCAG GGCTCCCCTGGCATTCTCACTCTGAGAGAAGAGGCTGATGCCCACCGCTTCAACAATGGGGATTTGGTGACTTTCTCAGGCATTGAGGGCATGGTGGAGCTCAACGGCTGTGCTCCTCGGCCTCTCCACGTGCAGA GAGATGGGACCTTGGAGATTGGGGACACAACAACTTTCTCTCATTACTTGCGTGGTGGGGCTGTCACTGAGGTCAAGAGACCCAAGACTGTGAGCCAC GAGCCCCTGGACACAGCCCTGTTTCAGCCCCGTGTTGTGGCCCAGAGTCCCCAGGAAGTTCACCGTGCCCACTGCCTGCATCAGGCCTTCCATGCACTGCACAAGTTTCAGCAGCTCCATGGCCGCCCTCCTAAGCCCTGGGATCCT GTTGATGCAGAGATGGTGGTGGACCTAGCCCAGGCCCTGGAATCACTGAAGGGGACAGAAGGAGAGCCTTTGGAAGAGCAGCTGGATAAGGCTCTGGTGCGGAGAGTTGCCCTGAGCAGTGCTGGTGGCTTGAGCCCCATGGCAGCTGTGCTGGGTGCAGTGGCTGCTCAGGAAGTGCTGAAG GCAGTCTCCAAGAAGTTTATGCCCCTGGACCAGTGGCTGTACTTTGATGCCCTTGATTGCCTTCCAGAAGATGAGGAGCCCTTTCCCAATCCTGAGGACTATGCACCG AGAGACTGCCGCTATGACGGGCAAATTGCAGTGTTTGGGGCTGGTTTTCAGGAGAAGCTGAGCCACCAGCGCTACCTCCTG AGGCCAAAGGCGGAGGTGGCTGCAGAGGCCGCTCGCCGCCTGAACTCAGACTTGCAGGTGACCCCGCTCACCTACCAGCTGGATCTTACTACAGAGCACATCTATGGGGACAACTTCTTCTCCAGTGTGGATGGCGTGGCTGCTGCCCTGGACAGTTTCCAGGCCC GGCGCTATGTGGCTGCTCGCTGCACCCACTATCTGAAGCCACTACTGGAGGCGGGCACAAAGGGCACCTTGGGCAGTGCTTGTGTGTTCATACCACACGTGACTGAGGACTACAGAGCCCCCGCCTCCGCTGCAGCTTCTGAGGATGCCTCCTACCCTGTCTGCACCGTGCGGCACTTCCCCAGCACAACCGAGCACACCTTGCAG TGGGCCCGGGATGAGTTTGAAGGACTTTTCCATCTGTCTGCCGAGACCGTCAACTGCCACCAACA GGCACTCACGTCTCTGGCACACTTGGATGAGTCACAGGTGCTGACCGTGCAGCAGGTGGTGCTGGGTGTCCTGAGACAGCGTCCACAGACCTGGCGAGACTGCGTGCTTTGGGCCCTTGGCCAGTGGCAACTCTGCTTCCATTATGGCATCACACAGCTGCTGAGCCGCTTCCCACCCGACAAA GTGCTAGAGAATGGAACTCTTTTCTGGTCGGGTCCCAAACAGTGTCCCCGGCCCTTGGAGTTTGACGCCAGCCAA GACACGCATCTCCTCTACGTGCTGGCGGCTGCCAACCTGTATGCCCAGATGCATGGGCTGCCTGGCTCACGGGACCAGACTGCGCTCAGGCGACTGCTGAAGTTGCTGCCATTGCCTGACCCCCAGGACTTTGCCCCCATTTTTTCTAGTGACCTGGAGCTGGCTTCGGCTTATGCTGAGTTTG GCCCTGAGCAGTCGAAGCAACTGCATGAAGCCCTGGAAATCTGGACTGTGGGCCCTCCCCTGGAACCCTTGACATTTGAGAAG GACAATGATTTCCATGTGGATTTTGTGGCGGCAGCGGCGAGCCTGCGAGCTCAGAATTATGGGATCCCACCAGCCGATCGCACCAAG ACCAAGCGAATTGTGGGCCAGATTACCCCAGCCATTGCCACTACTACGGCAGCTGTGGCTGGCCTGGTGGGCCTGGAGCTGTATAAGGTGGTGGGCAGCCCACGGCCCCGCAGTGCCTTTCGCCACAGCTACCTGAACCTGGCTGAAAACTACTTTAGCCGCTGGGTACCTCACGCCCCAGCCATCCAGAAG TTCCATCACTGGAAGTGGACCTGTTGGGACCGCCTGGAAGTGCCTGCTGGGCAGCCCGAGAGGACCCTGGAGTCACTGCTGGCCCATGTCCAG AAACTAAATGGGCTGAGGGTGAGGATGCTGCTGCACGGGAAGGCCCTACTCTACTCGGCAGGATGGTCTCCTGAAAAGCAGGACCAGCACCTGTCCCGCAG